A genomic segment from Aegilops tauschii subsp. strangulata cultivar AL8/78 chromosome 1, Aet v6.0, whole genome shotgun sequence encodes:
- the LOC109755167 gene encoding probable WRKY transcription factor 24, giving the protein MAASLGLNPEGVFSSAFAHSSPFLGDHYAPPARAFIDDSDYAAHLHLHDDHQHYPFDQFEYSPPMAQVSFAGAGDDEHRSEKTIKISARVSAGRIGFRTRSEVEILDDGFKWRKYGKKAVKNSPNPRNYYRCSAEGCGIKKRVERDRDDPRYVVTTYNGVHNHATPGAAAQYYCYSPPRSSPPAAYSAAGLLQF; this is encoded by the coding sequence ATGGCGGCTTCGTTGGGACTGAACCCTGAAGGTGTATTCAGCTCCGCCTTCGCCCACTCCTCACCTTTCCTGGGCGATCACTACGCACCGCCTGCCCGCGCCTTCATCGACGACAGTGATTACGCGGCTCACCTCCACCTCCACGACGATCATCAGCACTACCCTTTCGATCAATTCGAGTACTCGCCGCCGATGGCACAGGTCTCTTTCGCCGGCGCCGGGGATGACGAACATCGCAGCGAGAAGACGATCAAAATCAGTGCGAGGGTGAGCGCAGGGAGGATCGGGTTCAGGACGAGGTCAGAGGTGGAAATCTTGGACGACGGGTTCAAGTGGAGGAAGTACGGGAAGAAGGCGGTGAAGAACAGCCCGAACCCGAGGAACTACTACCGGTGCTCGGCGGAGGGCTGCGGCATCAAGAAGCGCGTGGAGAGGGACCGCGACGACCCCCGCTACGTCGTCACCACCTACAACGGCGTCCACAACCACGCAACGCCCGGCGCCGCCGCGCAGTACTACTGCTACAGCCCCCCGCGCAGCTCGCCGCCGGCAGCGTATTCCGCCGCTGGCCTACTGCAATTCTGA